Proteins found in one Sorghum bicolor cultivar BTx623 chromosome 1, Sorghum_bicolor_NCBIv3, whole genome shotgun sequence genomic segment:
- the LOC8055137 gene encoding NADH dehydrogenase [ubiquinone] 1 beta subcomplex subunit 10-B, which translates to MVRKAKVEFDEQPPDNFDPKNPYGDPVAMLEYREHLVREKWIQIETAKIIRERLRWCYRIEGINHHQKCRHLVDQYLESTRGVGWGKDARPPEFHEPKKTVEAE; encoded by the exons ATGGTGCGCAAGGCGAAGGTTGAGTTCGACGAGCAGCCGCCGGATAACTTCGACCCGAAGAACCCGTATGGGGACCCGGTGGCGATGCTGGAGTACCGGGAGCACCTGGTGCGGGAGAAGTGGATCCAGATCGAGACCGCCAAGATCATCCGGGAGCGCCTCCGCTGGTGCTACCGCATCGAGGGCATCAACCACCACCAGAAGTGCCGCCACCTCGTCGACCAGTACCTAGAGTCTACCCGCGGCGTGGGTTGGGGCAAGGATGCTCGCCCGCCCGAGTTCCACG AGCCCAAGAAGACCGTCGAGGCGGAGTAG
- the LOC8055136 gene encoding inositol-tetrakisphosphate 1-kinase 1, which yields MASDAAAEPSSGVTQPPRYAIGYALAPKKQQSFIQPSLVAQAAARGMDLVPVDASRPLAEQGPFHLLIHKLYGDDWRAQLVAFAARHPAVPVVDPPHAIDRLHNRISMLQVVSELDHAADQDSTFGIPSQVVVYDAAALADSGLLAALRFPLIAKPLVADGTAKSHKMSLVYHHEGLAKLRPPLVLQEFVNHGGVIFKVYVVGGHVTCVKRRSLPDVSPEDDASAQGSVSFSQVSNLPTERTAEEYYGEKSLEDAVMPPAAFINQIAAGLRRALGLQLFNFDMIRDVRAGDRYLVIDINYFPGYAKMPGYETVLTDFFWEMVQKDGVDNQQEEKGANHVTVK from the coding sequence ATGGcctccgacgccgccgccgagccctcCTCCGGCGTCACCCAGCCCCCGCGCTACGCCATCGGTTACGCGCTCGCGCCGAAGAAGCAGCAGAGCTTTATCCAGCCATCGCTGGTGGCCcaggcggcggcgcgcggcatGGACCTCGTCCCCGTGGATGCGTCGCGGCCCCTGGCGGAGCAAGGGCCCTTCCACCTCCTCATCCACAAGCTCTACGGGGACGACTGGCGCGCCCAGCTCGTGGCCTTCGCCGCGCGGCACCCGGCCGTCCCCGTCGTCGACCCGCCCCACGCCATCGACCGCCTCCACAACCGCATCTCCATGCTCCAGGTCGTCTCCGAGCTCGACCACGCCGCCGACCAGGACAGCACCTTCGGCATCCCCAGCCAGGTCGTCGTCTACGACGCCGCAGCGCTCGCCGACTCCGGGCTCCTTGCCGCGCTCCGCTTCCCGCTTATCGCCAAGCCCCTCGTCGCCGACGGCACCGCCAAGTCCCACAAGATGTCGCTCGTCTACCACCACGAGGGCCTCGCCAAGCTCCGCCCGCCGCTCGTGCTCCAGGAGTTCGTCAACCACGGCGGCGTCATCTTCAAGGTCTACGTCGTCGGCGGCCACGTCACTTGCGTCAAGCGCCGCAGCCTGCCCGACGTGTCCCCCGAGGACGACGCATCCGCCCAGGGATCCGTCTCCTTCTCCCAGGTCTCCAACCTCCCTACTGAGCGCACGGCGGAGGAGTACTACGGCGAAAAGAGTCTCGAGGACGCCGTCATGCCGCCCGCCGCATTCATCAACCAGATCGCGGCCGGCCTCCGCCGCGCGCTGGGCCTGCAACTCTTCAACTTCGACATGATCCGGGACGTCCGCGCCGGCGACCGCTATCTCGTCATTGATATCAACTACTTCCCGGGCTATGCCAAGATGCCAGGGTACGAGACTGTCCTCACGGATTTCTTCTGGGAGATGGTCCAGAAGGACGGCGTGGACAACCAACAGGAGGAGAAAGGAGCCAACCATGTTACCGTGAAATAA
- the LOC8055138 gene encoding uncharacterized protein LOC8055138, with product MQRLSLGSPAGRSFRLSVAGDEEAEAADEKAAKAVARSPAPDKSIHLVPVLTLLCLLVLFLLSHDPSAALTDSPVLAAAATVTARSLEATAAGAGGADATAASSGVYRRLKEDSRRPQQQSRGRRLGMARRR from the exons atgCAGCGCCTCTCCCTGGGGTCGCCAGCCGGGAGGTCCTTCCGCCTGAgcgtggccggcgacgaggagGCTGAGGCGGCGGACGAGAAGGcggcgaaggcggtggccaggtcCCCGGCGCCGGACAAGTCCATCCACCTGGTCCCCGTCCTCACTCTCCTGTGCCTCCTCGTCCTCTTCCTGCTGTCCCATGACCCCTCCGCCGCGCTCACCG ATTCGCCCGTGCTGGCCGCGGCCGCCACCGTCACCGCACGCTCCTTGGAGGCCACCGCTGCTGGCGCAGGCGGAG CGGACGCGACGGCCGCGTCCAGCGGCGTGTACCGGCGGCTGAAGGAGGACTCGAGGCGGCCGCAGCAGCAGTCCCGCGGGCGGAGGCTGGGGATGGCGCGGCGGCGGTGA
- the LOC8055596 gene encoding uncharacterized protein LOC8055596 isoform X1, with protein MSSPARSTVSAASGGAVSAAEDVADFIDALYRKDEAMAELKSEVMEALQREVRSLDDDSWMFAAPRSRINLVSRPGKKRTQQQQGILPQNSCRTWFSGAYLPKQHGKLSELGQASKKTRNF; from the exons ATGAGCTCCCCGGCGAGGTCGACCGTCTCGGCGGCGAGTGGGGGAGCCGTTTCAGCCGCCGAAGACGTCGCCGATTTCATCGACGCGCTGTACCGCAAGGACGAGGCCATGGCTG AACTCAAGTCTGAGGTGATGGAGGCGCTGCAGAGGGAGGTGAGGTCGCTCGACGACGACAGCTGGATGTTCGCCGCGCCGCGGTCCCGCATCAACCTCGTCTCCAGGCCTGGTAAGAAGAGAACACAACAACAGCAAGGGATTCTTCCTCAAAATAGTTGcagaacttggttttctg GTGCTTACCTGCCCAAGCAACACGGAAAACTCTCGGAGCTGGGGCAGGCATCCAAGAAAACAAGGAACTTCTAG
- the LOC8055596 gene encoding uncharacterized protein LOC8055596 isoform X2, translating into MSSPARSTVSAASGGAVSAAEDVADFIDALYRKDEAMAELKSEVMEALQREVRSLDDDSWMFAAPRSRINLVSRPGAYLPKQHGKLSELGQASKKTRNF; encoded by the exons ATGAGCTCCCCGGCGAGGTCGACCGTCTCGGCGGCGAGTGGGGGAGCCGTTTCAGCCGCCGAAGACGTCGCCGATTTCATCGACGCGCTGTACCGCAAGGACGAGGCCATGGCTG AACTCAAGTCTGAGGTGATGGAGGCGCTGCAGAGGGAGGTGAGGTCGCTCGACGACGACAGCTGGATGTTCGCCGCGCCGCGGTCCCGCATCAACCTCGTCTCCAGGCCTG GTGCTTACCTGCCCAAGCAACACGGAAAACTCTCGGAGCTGGGGCAGGCATCCAAGAAAACAAGGAACTTCTAG